TCCTGAAAACGGACCCGACCCTGATAACGAAGCGGCTAACGTTCCGCCCGGCAAGTCCCTGCCTCCGTATAAGGAGAGTGTGTATTATTTTGATTACGGCAATTGCCGTTTCGTGATGATGAACAATAATTATTGGTACTCCGGCATGCCTGAAGAATATGGCGGGAACGTCGAAGGTTATATTTTAGATGATCAAATGAAATGGATACTGGATGTGTTTGCAAAAACCAAAAGCGATCATTCAATTAAGCATCTGTTCATTTACGCCCAGGAGCCTTTCTTTCCGGTAGGCGGGCAGCATACCACCGGGATGTGGCACCAGGGAGGCGATCCCGCCAAAAATAATGGGCATGACCGCAGGTATATTCCGGAACGCCGAGATCAAATTTGGAATGCTTTCATAGATACGGGCAAGGCTCTGCTGGCTCAATTCGGAGACGAACACAATTACAGCAGATCTCTTATAACAAAAGACAGAAACGGCGCGCCTTACAAGCAAAAGATATGGCAGATTGTTTCGGGTGGAGCCGGAGCTCCTTTTGCCAAGAGGCATACGGGGATGCCCTGGGATGACGATGTCAAAAAGACTACCGCCCAGTATCATCATTGTCTTTATAAAGTTCGAGGCGACAAAGTATATCTCGAAGTTTACAATATCGATAATATGCTGATAGATAGCCTTGAGTTGACAAAAGACGCGCGCAAGTAAATTCCTGATCGATTCCTAATGGAGAAAATATGGAAAAACAGACAGATATCTTATTGATACAACCGCCTTACCCGAATTTGGCTTTCGAAACCACGAATGTTCCGCTAGGTTTGGCATGGCTCAGCGCGGTTTTGAAAAGAGAAGGTTTTAAAACTTCGGCTTACGATCTTCAGATTGAAGGAACCGATTTAAAAAAAATGGGAAAGTATATCGAAGATATTCAGCCTGAAATTATCGGCGTTCAGTTTCACGGCCAGGTAAGTTTCAATTATTCCATGGATGTCTTGAAATATATAAAGAAAACTTTTCCGAAAATTAAGGTGGTTGTCGGAGGACAGCAGGCCACATTCAGACCCGACCCGATACTCGACGAAGGCGGAGCCGATTATATCGGACTGGGAGAGGGCGAATTGACACTCCCCGAACTAATGAAACATATGCTCGGATATCCCGGGGCGTCCAAGCCGGATTCCATACCGGGATTAATGTATAAAAAGAACGGCAAAACAGTCGTTACGGAGCGGGGGGGGAGAATAGATGATCTCGACTCTCTTCCTCTTCCGGACAGAGACGTTTTCCAGTGGCAAAAATATCCGCAATGGGTGATATTGACATCCCGCGGATGCCCTTACGAATGCGCGTTTTGCAGTTCAAGCAGTTTTTGGGGAAGAACCGTCAGGTTCCGGTCCGCCGAAAATGTTGTGTCCGAAATGGAGCAGCTGGTCGAAAAATATGGCGTCACATCCTTTCTCATACTTGACGACACCTTTACCCTCAAGAAAAATCGAGTCGCCAAAATAGCCGATTTGATTGTCGAAAAAAAACTTCCTGTCAAATGGGGCTGCGGCACGCGCATGGATCAGATTGATGAGTCAACGCTGAAAGATTTAAAAAGAGCCGGATGCGTCGAAATAAGTTTCGGCCTTGAAACCGCTAACCAGGCCACGCTTGACAGAATAAAGAAAGATATAAAAGTCAAACAGCAGAAGCATGCCATCAAAATCGCAAAAGCGGCGGGTTTTCAGACCCGGGTCAGCACAATGCTCGGGCTTCCGGGTGAAACTGAAAAAGAGGTGCGAAACACTCTTAATTTTCTTCTCGAAGCGCAACCCAACGAAATACAGATTTATCCAATTCTGCCTTTTGACGGAACCACATTTTCATCAAAAACTGAAGATATGGGAGTTTCAGTTTGCGACGAAAATTATGACAATTGGGTAAAAGACAGTTTTAAACCCATTGCGGAAAGCAGGTGGCTTTCCCGTGACAGCATCGTGAAAATGGCAAAAGAGATGGTGGCCACCCTTTCCGAAAACGGCTATACCCATATGACCGGACAGGAAGAGCTTACCAAAAAAAAGCTTGATAAAGTGGTGAGCACAGGACTTACCGCTTTTCAGCTGGTGGAAAGTTATAAAACAAAAAAAACGGAAGCCAAGATATGAACGAGTTGCTGCTCATCAATCCGAATATGGTATTCCCGGGCGATTCCGGAATTTCAGGCAGATCGGCAAATATCCGGGATGTTGAAAAAGTGATAAACCTCGGGCTTCTCACCATAGCCACATGTCTGGATGACGCGGGCGTTTCCCTGAAAATTATAGATCTGGTGGGAATTCAAAATGATGCCGAAATGCTTTTAAAGGCTTTGGAAAGAGAAAAACCTCGTTATGTCGGAATAGCCTGCATCTCATGCTTTGCTTACCCCAAAGTGGCCGAATATGCAAAGCTGATTAAAAAAACGGATAAAAATATTTTTATCATGGCGGGCGGACAACATATTTCCGGCATACCTCAGATTGCAATGCGGGAAATGCCGGATGTGGATTGCGTTGTCAAAGGCGAAGGGGAATATGTCGCCAGACAGGTGATCCTGAATATGAAAAACAGACTCCCTATAGATCAAACGCCTTCAATCATTTACCGCAGCGAGGGCGAGGTGATCGATCATACTCACATTGAGGGAGAAAAAGTCGATTTAAATAAAATTCCTTTTTTACGTTACGACCTTTATCCTGATTTTAAAAAATTTTCTCCTCATGTGGAAGAGAGTCGGTGGTGTCCTTTTAAATGTCACTTCTGCACTTCCACTCCCATGGCAAATGGGGTCAGCAGCAAAGATATGCCCCGGTTTGTGGATGAACTCGAATATGTGCGATCTCTTTACGGGCAACTCAAAGAAAAACTGAAATTCTTTCTGGCATGTTCGACTTTCGGACTTAAAAAAAAGAGAATAGAAGAGTTTATCAGAATTATGAGGGAAAAAGAGTTGAATATCGAATGGCGGACAGAGACCCGGGTCGATCTGCCGATTGTTGACTATCTCGAAGAATTGGTTGAAGTGGGATTGTCTGTGATTGATCTCGGACTCGAATCCGGAAGCCCTCGTATGCTCCGTTTGATGAACAAATGTCCGAATCCTGAAAAATATTTGGAAGACGCTGAAATTTTCATATCAAAAGTCAGCAAAATAAAAAACCTGGCCCTCAAAGTCAACCTGGTTTTTTATGCCGGAGAAACGCCCGATACGGTCATGGAAAGCACGAATTTTTTATTTAAACACAGGGCGCATATAGACAGCATGTCGGCGGGGCCGGTTGTGCTTTATCCCGGTGTGCCCATGGAAGAGCTGTTTCCCCAATATGAGGCTGACTACGGCTCTTCGTTTGTCAAAGGAGAGTTCTGGGAAAAAGTCCACGCCAAACCTGTTAACTCATCCATTCATTTCAGTTTCAATCAACTCAACGAAATGGCTTTGACGCTGTCAAAAATGCTTTGCCGGGGCAAGGAATACTTCGAAGTTAAAAAGTACGGGCAATTTCCCCTTGGCCTGGAATTTAAAGATTTTCAAAATATGGTTAGTGAGCTGGAGCCACATAAATTGCCATTTGATTTTAGCATGCAAAAATCAGCCCTGTCCGGTTAAGATTTTTGCATGTGATAAAAAGTCAGATACCTCCGGCAAAGCCGAAGGCTTGATTTGTGAACCGTTCAAAGTGGTTATATTAATCCGGCGGAATAATTCTTTACCAATGCGCTATAAGCTGCGCATGGAAAAAATTCATCCCCGCAAGCTCAGCCCTGATGTTCGACAACAGCTTCGCCACCAAATCATAAGACTGCGCAAACAAGTCGGAAGCACAGCGAAATCAGCGAGATCGCTGGTGTCAAGACACTGTTCCTGCAGCACATGGTGGGCGCAGAAGGAGGCGTTCATTCCTGTCCTCCTGCCAGAACCAGAGAGCAACTCAGGGAAAAAGCCCTGTCGCATTTGAGAAAACTTCAAAAGATGCCCAAGCAAGTAATGAAATACTTCAGACATCCGAAAATTCCACATGCCGCATGATTGAATATTTTAAATAGTGCCTGAACGGAAAGTAAGATTTTGAATAATTTCAATGCGTCATAGCTTTTTTTTATTTTGAAGATTTTCCGGGTTTATGCATTTATCACTTGCATAAACGACCCATATCCATTATATAAGTTATTGTATTAAATAAAAAATAGTGGATTCGGCATGATTTCTCACAATCGCGCCTTATGAGTAAAACCCGAAAAATCTTCAGGAAAAATGTTATGCGAAAAATCACAGAAATGCAACTGAAAATTGGTCAGGTTCCCATTTCAGACATTAAAATTGATCTTCTTTCCCGCGATGAAATTCCCCAATTATTGATGGGATTGCAGGCAATAGACTCAAATCGAAAACTGCGAGATGAGGTTTTTAAGATTTTAAGAGGCATTGTTCCCAAAAAAATTGATCCGGATAACGGCAGGCCCGGCATGGATTTATGGAAAATTCTGGTCCTGGGGGTTTTGAGGTTAAACTCCAATTGGGATTATGACAAACTGCATCATATTGCCAATGAGCACAAGACGGTTCGTGAATTTTTAGGGCACACGATTTATGAGTTTGACCGGAAATACGCCTTGCAGACCATCAAAGATAACCTGCGTCTGCTGAGCCCGGAAATTCTGGACAAAATAAGCCGGCTGGCGGTCAGGGCCGGTCACAAACTGAAAGGCGCCTCGGATCTTTCCGGGCGGTGCGATTCATTTGTAGTGGAAACGGATGTGCATTTTCCCACCGATATCAATCTGCTCTTAGACGCTGTCCGGAAGATTCTGGCTCACATCAGCCGCGCATGCTCTGAAGCGGGAGTTGCCGGCTGGAGGCAGCATCGGCACAATTATCGAAAAATAAAGAAGAAGTTCAATCGGATCAACAAAATGAAGCGTTCCACATCAAAGAGTTCTGAGAAAAAAGCGATCCGGGACGCCTTGATCATGGAGGCCCATCAGGAGTATATTGATCTTGCGGGGTCATATGTGGAGCGGGCCGGTGAAAGCCTGAAAGCTTTAAAACACGATTTCGAAAACACGGCCCGGGCCATGGTGGTTGAGCATTTTGTCTCCCACGCCAATCGGCAGATCAATCAGATTCGCAGACGGGTGATCCAAAAGGAGACAATCCCGCATCATGAAAAGGTTTTTTCCATATTTGAAGAGCACACGGAATGGATTTCAAAGGGAAAAGCCGGCGTCCGGCAGGAACTGGGTTTAAGAGTATGTGTGCTTGAAGACCAGTATGGATTTATCCTCCATCATCATGTCATGGAAAAACAAACGGATGAAAAAGTGACGGTTTCGATGGTAGAACAGACGAAAAGCAAATTTCCCGGTCTCAGGGCGTGCAGTTTTGACAAAGGATTTTACAGTCCCGACACCGCGCGAAAGCTTAAAAAATATCTTGACCTTGTGATTCTTCCCAAAAAAGGCGCGCTGTCCAAAAAGGACAAAGAAGTGGAGCATTCGCCGGATTTTATAGCCGGGAGACGTCGCCATTCCGCTGTTGAGTCAGGGATAAACGCCCTTGAGAATCATGGGCTGGACATCTGCCGGGATCACGGGATTTTCGGGTTCAAACGGTATGTCGCTCTATCGGTCACGGCTCGGAATATTCAGATATTAGGGGCCATGATTCAAAAAAAGAGACTGAAACGAATCAAGCGGAGAAAAGGGCAGACGCCGTTGCGGCAGGCCGCATAGAGTCGGCTGGAAAATCCATATCTCCGGGTCATACAGGAGAGGTTCGCCCGGAGACCTGTAAAGTGAATAAAAATGGACGAAATTTCGGACGAGACGGCAAATTGAGGCAAAAACAGAACTGGAAAATTTCCCGGGGGAAATAAAATCAACCTCGCGCAGGGGGTTTTCGTTCAGGCACTAAATAAGACCGTGAGCCGCCTGAAGGTGGCTGTCAATCAAACAGACTGAGCGGCTCTTTTTTATTTTATCCGGGGTTCTCTGTTTTTTTGTATAGGCTCAAATGTTATCCTAACCGAACACTGCTGTATCCGATTACGATAAATGAAAAACAATATTCAGAGCAAAAATATGACAGAAAATGATTTTCAACATATACCGTTTTCGCGCGAACAAAGGAACATAGACAGTTGTGTTTTAACCAACGCTATACCCAAAAGTGGCACTTATTTGATAAATAGAATTGTAGAATGCCTGGAGAATTGGGAGAATACCGAAGTTCAAATCAATCATAATTTCTATTATACCTTTCCAACTCATGGCGAGGCCGGAATATTTAAATGCCTCCCGCCCTCTTCTCTGAAAAAACTGATCAATGGCCAATTTGCAGCCGCGCATTTGCCGCACAGCAAAGATTTAGAAAAAGTTATTGCAGACGTAAGCTCGTCAAGACGAATCAAACATGTTTTTCTCTATCGTGATCCAAGAGACATACTTGTGAGTTATACAAGATATGTCACATATTCTCCAAGCTACAATAGAACTCCGGAAGCCAGGGCTAAACAAAAATTTATGCGCCACAATTTTTCAAACGACGAGGATCGTCTGACATATATCATCCAAGAAAAAAAGGATAATTATTCTGTTGACAAGGAGGACGCTTACAATATCAAATATGATTTTTTAAAATATGAGCCATGGTTGCATAGCCGATGCGCTTATGCGATTAAATTTGAGGAACTATATTCAGAATTGCTTGAAGTAAAGAGAAAAAGGTTGTTTGGAAAAATTTTTAAAAAACTGTTTGATTATTTGGAGATTGATATAAATACTATTGATCCGATCAAATTTTACAACAGTGTTTATGAAAAAAGTTTTACAGCGTCTGGTGAAAAAAACAAAATTGCTCAGTATAAACATTACTTCAAAAAGCGCCATTACGAAATGCTCGACAATGCTGATTTCAAGAAAATACTTGATGTGTTTGGATATGAACAGTAAACGTTTCTCGGCCTTGATCATCGTGGAAAAGGCGCTGTCCGAATCCCGAAAAGCATCAGATGAATTGGATCGAATACCCATTGAAGGTAAGTTTGGTGAAGGCAAACGCCGTTTCAGTCTGTCAAAGATCATGAGCAAGCCGCCGGGAACCTCGAAGGCCGCCATCGCCATGGCGTTTCTGGTCATGAACATCGAAAAGTGGCTCAAATCCGCTC
The Candidatus Desulfarcum epimagneticum DNA segment above includes these coding regions:
- a CDS encoding putative enzyme (Evidence 3 : Putative function from multiple computational evidences; Product type e : enzyme) encodes the protein MEKQTDILLIQPPYPNLAFETTNVPLGLAWLSAVLKREGFKTSAYDLQIEGTDLKKMGKYIEDIQPEIIGVQFHGQVSFNYSMDVLKYIKKTFPKIKVVVGGQQATFRPDPILDEGGADYIGLGEGELTLPELMKHMLGYPGASKPDSIPGLMYKKNGKTVVTERGGRIDDLDSLPLPDRDVFQWQKYPQWVILTSRGCPYECAFCSSSSFWGRTVRFRSAENVVSEMEQLVEKYGVTSFLILDDTFTLKKNRVAKIADLIVEKKLPVKWGCGTRMDQIDESTLKDLKRAGCVEISFGLETANQATLDRIKKDIKVKQQKHAIKIAKAAGFQTRVSTMLGLPGETEKEVRNTLNFLLEAQPNEIQIYPILPFDGTTFSSKTEDMGVSVCDENYDNWVKDSFKPIAESRWLSRDSIVKMAKEMVATLSENGYTHMTGQEELTKKKLDKVVSTGLTAFQLVESYKTKKTEAKI
- a CDS encoding conserved hypothetical protein (Evidence 4 : Unknown function but conserved in other organisms), with amino-acid sequence MNELLLINPNMVFPGDSGISGRSANIRDVEKVINLGLLTIATCLDDAGVSLKIIDLVGIQNDAEMLLKALEREKPRYVGIACISCFAYPKVAEYAKLIKKTDKNIFIMAGGQHISGIPQIAMREMPDVDCVVKGEGEYVARQVILNMKNRLPIDQTPSIIYRSEGEVIDHTHIEGEKVDLNKIPFLRYDLYPDFKKFSPHVEESRWCPFKCHFCTSTPMANGVSSKDMPRFVDELEYVRSLYGQLKEKLKFFLACSTFGLKKKRIEEFIRIMREKELNIEWRTETRVDLPIVDYLEELVEVGLSVIDLGLESGSPRMLRLMNKCPNPEKYLEDAEIFISKVSKIKNLALKVNLVFYAGETPDTVMESTNFLFKHRAHIDSMSAGPVVLYPGVPMEELFPQYEADYGSSFVKGEFWEKVHAKPVNSSIHFSFNQLNEMALTLSKMLCRGKEYFEVKKYGQFPLGLEFKDFQNMVSELEPHKLPFDFSMQKSALSG
- a CDS encoding transposase produces the protein MSKTRKIFRKNVMRKITEMQLKIGQVPISDIKIDLLSRDEIPQLLMGLQAIDSNRKLRDEVFKILRGIVPKKIDPDNGRPGMDLWKILVLGVLRLNSNWDYDKLHHIANEHKTVREFLGHTIYEFDRKYALQTIKDNLRLLSPEILDKISRLAVRAGHKLKGASDLSGRCDSFVVETDVHFPTDINLLLDAVRKILAHISRACSEAGVAGWRQHRHNYRKIKKKFNRINKMKRSTSKSSEKKAIRDALIMEAHQEYIDLAGSYVERAGESLKALKHDFENTARAMVVEHFVSHANRQINQIRRRVIQKETIPHHEKVFSIFEEHTEWISKGKAGVRQELGLRVCVLEDQYGFILHHHVMEKQTDEKVTVSMVEQTKSKFPGLRACSFDKGFYSPDTARKLKKYLDLVILPKKGALSKKDKEVEHSPDFIAGRRRHSAVESGINALENHGLDICRDHGIFGFKRYVALSVTARNIQILGAMIQKKRLKRIKRRKGQTPLRQAA
- a CDS encoding conserved hypothetical protein (Evidence 4 : Unknown function but conserved in other organisms), whose translation is MTENDFQHIPFSREQRNIDSCVLTNAIPKSGTYLINRIVECLENWENTEVQINHNFYYTFPTHGEAGIFKCLPPSSLKKLINGQFAAAHLPHSKDLEKVIADVSSSRRIKHVFLYRDPRDILVSYTRYVTYSPSYNRTPEARAKQKFMRHNFSNDEDRLTYIIQEKKDNYSVDKEDAYNIKYDFLKYEPWLHSRCAYAIKFEELYSELLEVKRKRLFGKIFKKLFDYLEIDINTIDPIKFYNSVYEKSFTASGEKNKIAQYKHYFKKRHYEMLDNADFKKILDVFGYEQ
- a CDS encoding hypothetical protein (Evidence 5 : Unknown function), whose translation is MLISRKYLMCLDMNSKRFSALIIVEKALSESRKASDELDRIPIEGKFGEGKRRFSLSKIMSKPPGTSKAAIAMAFLVMNIEKWLKSALFCFFFSSKKLASIRDQTSKFKS